AGCCATAGTTGCACACGAATTCCCGCGTGACTGAGCTCATATTCACATGGCGACCCACATGCTGTATATTGGAGGTCATCTGCTGTGGTTGCCAAGGCAAGAGGCGACCATGCACGGGCAAGCAGAGATGGCTGGGGGCTTTGTACACCCTGTCTTCCTGCGCATATAGTGTTGTAGTTCATGTGATCAGAGTTCGTGTAGCGGTTAAAATGGTGAAGTGGATGGCAGCTCGAAACATTCCCTTTTGAATAACCGTGCCAGTACTCCTTATCACACCAGTGTTGTGACCTCAAGTGCTTGCAGTCATTCggtgaaatgtttttattttatttattgttcaCGTCATACTGCAGGCCTTGTGGCCTAACTAGGAGGGGCAGGGTACACTGGTAAATATACATACAAAGGGCTAGAACACTAATACATACTTTTTCTGCAACTGTTGCATAAGATAAAGTTTAATCTCATGTTTGGTCGGGAGTATTGCCACGGGATGACATGGGCTTATGTCTATTTGTGTGGACATAAGAAGCGTGTGTTTTTTGCACTGGGTAGAAAATTGTAATTTAGGGCTGTACTACTGCCTGGGTGCAtgtgaagcaatttttttttctccctctacAAACGCAGCCACGTAACGAATGGCTATGGAATTGCAGGCGGCTTAACCAAACCCACTACTTGGGATGTGATCCATGGCACACTTCTGTTTTGCACGCAGCAATCGGACGTTGGCAACTTACCCGACCTGCTACAGGCACCTCAACAGCACTCGGAGGAGGAAGATGAGACAGATGTTGATGACGACATGCAAATGGAAATAGACGATGACACGGGGTCAGTGCACCTCTTGGCCGTATTCAACAATTTGCTTCCCTTTGTTGTGCACGTGCATGCAGGTGTGTGCAAGCTGTTTGCGGTAATATTAAACAGTGAATCAGTTAGATAGCTATGCTTCCATTGTAGAAGCATTGCAGCACTTCTAATTTTCTGCCAAGAGATGACATGGTTGCTGTGGAAATTTAGGCCTCACAATTCTTCTTTAATTCATATTCTGCACAGCATAGAATTTGGGTCTCTTAGTAAAGCAAATGTCACCTCAAGCAAAATTTGACCTCCAATTTTGACCTCCAAAAGCCACACTTAGAAGGAAATCACATTCTACTGGGCACACCTGCCTGCTTTGAGCCACAGCCCTGCACACATGTTGCCACACTCTCATGGAAAATGCTGGAAAAGCAGTGTGATGAGTTAGTGCTGATGAGCCCTATAGGAAAGCCCTGCAAAATTGCCGAATTCTGTTTACCTTTATTTTAATATGCCATGTAAATTCTAGCGGCAAACTGAAATTTACCAACTACAGTAGAACTGTGTTGATACGTTTCCGTTGTGTAAATTTTCTGAGCGCCAACGTTCACAATCGAGAAGATGCAAAAATCACCCAGTAGAGTTGCGCACATTTTTTACTGTTTCATATGTCCCCCAAGAATACATAATTTTTCGGCACGACCGTTCAGTACGTCACCACACTGTGATTGTTTGTTTGATACGTTTTCCGGCTgttagatcccatgtaaacaagaaaatgcgtgagGTGTGTGCAGTCGGGAACACCATATAACTCCCTGCCGcggcagcttcaccacaatacccGCCCCCCATCTTGTGTGAAAGTGCCGGCGCAcgctcagtttctcatttcaggACCAGTAAATCTCCGGAGTCATCGCACGCGGtgttcacagctatcaccgccaatcctattgcgataagcacaTTTGCCTATTGGTTTCACAGTGTGTGGTGCCTTCGTATGCGTAGTGCACCCATTTAATAGGCGATAATCGAAACATggtgccgttccctgctgcagactgagATCGTACATGTTTCCCGGCCGCTAAGTCCCACATGAGCAAAAGACGCGAGGCGCGCACGATTGAGAACAGTATGTAACCGCTCATCTCACATGAAAATGACGGCACGCACAGTTTCTTATTTCGGTACAAGCATATCTCTGGTTGCATCGTTGCACGCGGCATTTACAGCTATCACCACCAAACCTACTGCAATAAGCGCCTTCACCTATGTTTTACAGTgcgtggtgcgtagtgccattggtagcgtacttcAAGCTTTTAGTAGGCAATAATCCAAACGTGGCGCTATTCCCTGCTGCAGGTAGCGCGATGTGGGCATTGCATTTCGCTTTGGCGGCATCTGGTGTCGCTCACCAGCTCGAAGTCGTTTCGGTTTCCCATCCCCCTCTAAAAACACCATGCAACAGGAAAACAAGAGAACATGTCTCGGGCTGCCGGTGCACCACCAGTTCGACGCCCGTTGGCGTGTCGTGCCGTAGCGATTTGTGTGATGCTTCACTTTACGTAGATGGCAACATAGCTGAATCTTTAAGTTTCTTTAGTTACTTTGGATTCTGTGTTTTCCCAGTTAGTACATTTGTCTCGCGTTTTTCTCCAAAACGTATGAaggaggttctactgtacttacGAAACACACATCATAGGTGCTGATGTCTTATTTTACAGTGGCATTGACAATCCTGTTCATTGTTTACGTCGTGAGTTCCTTGGATCTGAATGCTCTGTTCTCCATAAAACTGATGCATTGGGTACTTGTACGACTACTCTATCACTTTAGATGGATTTTGTTCGCCTTTAGCATTCTCCCAAAGGTGTTCCAAGATTGTGCACTTTGTTTAAAACAAACTCCAGATTTGAAATGCATTCCTGATACAGCTGGCACATTGAATTTCAGCTCATTTAAGATCATCTCTTGGACATCTGTATTTGAAGTCTGGATGCTGCCACTGGTATAAATGGATGTGAATGGCAATAGAAGAGTGGCATGACTGGCTACACATAGATTCAGAAATGCTTCTAAACAGTGGCTGCTTCCAAAGTAATTGCCTAACAGTCCCTGCATGAGTGTTGTGAGGCTTACAGTAACACATGCTTAGAATTTATCGATCATGGTGGAAATGGCGCTCTAAAAGGGCTCCTGTAATCTGAAAGAGGTGAATCTGTCAAATGGATTTATCCATGCAATACCATGATGTAGATGGCTTTGTGGattgattttatgcgaagcatattacgagggctcaacccagctcctcaggcgcggcggtgaccatgaaatcacgtgacaccgtgacgtcacgacagaggagaagtggctttggctcaactcttgcaagacaggctgggtgggaatcgaaccagggtctccggagtgtgggacggagacgctaccactgagccacgagtacaacgcttcaaagcggtacaaaagcgcctctagtgaatgcggtgttgccttagaaacgcgctgtttctaaggcgtgcatctcttgctcaggcgcacatttcgttgccgcgccgaacgctgctttgctcgacgctcaccgcgtccaatgcggggcgcgtagtcgctgccctgtagcccattgtcttacaccccttggcgggttgacgggaacgctgtcgtgttccactcttgaaggcgaagaagtaatgcatgagttgtttcttcgtctagccgaaccaaatatagccaagcaacagcagttcaccaggctaaacagtggttcaacaactaaaataaaggctagtatgcttcgcatcctgggcttaaccttacctaagccacagccattttttatgtcTTTGAACAGAATGATTGGTTCTGTGGAAGTGACCGAGTACATCAGCAAAGACTGGAGACTAGTTTGGCTCCTACTGAAGCCGTGTGTCTGAAGTTGTTGAAAAGCTTGCATGCGTGTGCGCAGTAGCTTGCCAGGCTAAGTGTGCATTATCTGCTGCTGGTTCAGGTCGTCGGAGAAAAGCAAGGAGGATGACCTGAGTATGGAGAACCATGCAACACTAGAGCGGCTGCGACAGAACCAACGGCAGGACTACCTGCGCGGTTCAGTCTCAGGCTCGGTGCAGGCCACCGACAGGCTCATGAAGGAGCTCCGAGAGGTGAGCATTGCCGACAGGTTTTGACCCACTTCTTGTGCTACCAAATATTTGTGGGAGTGTGGGGTTGGTAATGGGGTATGGGCATAAACATTCATGGTCTCATGTTATATAGCACATGTTCCTCCAGCTGTGGATATCAGCCTCCACATATGGCTGGCCAAGAAACAGTTTGAGCAAATAGAAAATTTGAAATCTTTTCAAGATCGTCACATAGATGTGCTCATTTTGCTCTTTGCGGGTTTACAATGTGTTTTGTGCTTCATGTCAGTGCTTTTCGCAAACCTGGCCATGGAAAAGTTGCTAAGAAGTCTCTGTTTTGGGACCCAGGTGTACCGGTCGGAAAGCTACCGGCGAGGCGTCTTCTGTGTGGAGCTGGTGAATGACAGCCTGTATGAGTGGAATGTGATGCTTCGCATTGTGGACTCTGATTCGCCACTGCACAGTGACTTGACCTTATTGAAGGAGAAGGAGGGCAAGGACCACATCTTGCTCAACATTCTTTTCAAAGAGAACTACCCCTTTGAGCCACCCTTCATCCGTGTTGTCAACCCCATGATCTCGGGTGGATACGTGCTAGGCGGTGGTGCCATCTGTATGGAGCTACTGACGCGGCAAGGCTGGAGCAGTGCCTATACAGTCGAGGCAATCATCCTTCAGATAGCTGCCACACTGGTCAAGGGCAAAGCCCGCATCCAGTTCAGTGGCAACAAGGTGAGCTAACATGCTGTTTTGCAACTTGTAACCTAAGGAAAGGCTGCTTCCAGTTAGCATCATTCTACTCCACTCTAGCATGTTCCCTTTCACTGCAGTCACTTCCACTCTTTACATTCTATATAAAAGGTTTACAAAAATCGCCGGGATACTAATATGTATAGTTACAGATATGTGATTTTCTGACTGCCTTAATGGCAGCATTATAAAAAGGTTGCATTGCACACTTATGCATTTGTTGTATAAACTAcagtatacagtagaacctcatttaTACGTTTTGGAAAATCTGCGAGAAAGAAGAAACTTACAAACTGGGAAAACTTACGATCCGAAGTAGCGGAAGAAATTAGATTTAACTTtcgttgacatctacgtaatgcaaaaCATCGCACCGATCATTGCGGCACGACACACTGACGTGCGTTGAACTGGTGGTGCTCTGGTAGCCCGAatcgcattttgttgttttcgtaTTGTGTGATGTTTTAAGAGGGCAACGGGAAACCGAAataaaatcgagctggtgggtgatGCCGGTCGCTTGCAGAAGTGAAAGCAGCCCGCCGTCTATGCATCTACAAAATACGTGCTGCTGGGGCCGCACTTCTGCACAGCTAGGAGTGGCACGGGCATGAAGAAAGCTAACTGC
This Dermacentor albipictus isolate Rhodes 1998 colony chromosome 1, USDA_Dalb.pri_finalv2, whole genome shotgun sequence DNA region includes the following protein-coding sequences:
- the LOC135909903 gene encoding ubiquitin-conjugating enzyme E2 Q2 — protein: MACLNSLKQDIRALEASFPKNHERFQVVAASVDELTCRFIGRNGKKIEIHANITETYPSTPPVWFSDTEDPSITNIVELLTNTAGRDNHLLQQVKILVTELCKVHSLPEPAELETIDYFQQSDVGNLPDLLQAPQQHSEEEDETDVDDDMQMEIDDDTGSSEKSKEDDLSMENHATLERLRQNQRQDYLRGSVSGSVQATDRLMKELREVYRSESYRRGVFCVELVNDSLYEWNVMLRIVDSDSPLHSDLTLLKEKEGKDHILLNILFKENYPFEPPFIRVVNPMISGGYVLGGGAICMELLTRQGWSSAYTVEAIILQIAATLVKGKARIQFSGNKAQYSLSRAQASFKSLVQIHEKNGWFTPPKEDG